A genomic window from Salvia miltiorrhiza cultivar Shanhuang (shh) chromosome 5, IMPLAD_Smil_shh, whole genome shotgun sequence includes:
- the LOC130986776 gene encoding elongation factor 1-alpha: protein MGKEKIHISIVVIGHVDSGKSTTTGHLIYKLGGIDKRVIERFEKEAAEMNKRSFKYAWVLDKLKAERERGITIDIALWKFETTKYYCTVIDAPGHRDFIKNMITGTSQADCAVLIIDSTTGGFEAGISKDGQTREHALLAFTLGVKQMICCCNKMDATTPKYSKARYDEIIKEVSSYLKKVGYNPEKIPFVPISGFEGDNMIERSTNLDWYKGPTLLEALDAVSEPKRPSDKPLRLPLQDVYKIGGIGTVPVGRVETGVIKPGMVVTFGPTGLTTEVKSVEMHHEALQEALPGDNVGFNVKNVAVKDLKRGFVASNSKDDPAKEAANFTSQVIIMNHPGQIGNGYAPVLDCHTSHIAVKFAELMTKIDRRSGKELEKEPKFLKNGDAGMVKMIPTKPMVVETFSQYPPLGRFAVRDMRQTVAVGVIKSVEKKDPSGAKVTKAAAKKGAK from the exons ATGGGCAAGGAAAAGATTCATATCAGCATTGTGGTCATTGGCCATGTCGACTCTGGGAAGTCGACCACCACTGGGCATCTCATCTACAAGCTTGGTGGTATTGACAAGCGTGTCATTGAGAGGTTTGAGAAGGAAGCTGCTGAGATGAACAAGAGGTCATTCAAGTACGCCTGGGTTCTTGACAAGCTCAAAGCTGAACGTGAACGTGGTATCACTATTGATATTGCCCTCTGGAAGTTTGAGACCACCAAGTACTACTGCACTGTTATTGATGCTCCTGGACATCGTGACTTCATCAAGAACATGATTACTGGTACATCTCAGGCTGATTGTGCTGTACTTATCATTGATTCCACTACTGGTGGATTTGAGGCTGGTATCTCTAAGGATGGTCAGACCCGTGAGCATGCTCTTCTGGCTTTCACTCTTGGTGTGAAGCAAATGATCTGCTGCTGTAACAAG ATGGATGCTACCACACCCAAATACTCCAAGGCGAGGTATGATGAAATCATTAAGGAGGTGTCTTCCTACCTGAAGAAGGTTGGTTACAATCCTGAGAAGATCCCGTTTGTGCCTATTTCTGGATTTGAGGGTGACAATATGATTGAGAGGTCGACCAACCTTGACTGGTACAAGGGTCCTACTCTCCTTGAGGCTCTTGATGCTGTCTCTGAGCCCAAGAGGCCCTCGGACAAACCCCTTCGTCTCCCGCTTCAGGATGTCTACAAGATTGGAGGTATTGGAACTGTGCCAGTTGGAAGGGTTGAAACTGGTGTCATCAAGCCTGGTATGGTTGTCACCTTTGGTCCAACTGGGCTGACAACTGAAGTTAAATCTGTTGAAATGCATCATGAGGCACTCCAAGAAGCCCTCCCTGGTGACAATGTTGGCTTCAATGTCAAGAATGTTGCTGTTAAGGATCTCAAGCGTGGTTTTGTTGCATCAAACTCAAAAGACGACCCTGCCAAAGAAGCTGCAAACTTCACTTCCCAGGTCATCATCATGAACCACCCTGGTCAGATTGGAAACGGTTACGCCCCCGTCCTCGACTGCCACACTTCACACATTGCAGTCAAGTTTGCTGAGCTCATGACCAAGATTGATAGACGTTCGGGCAAGGAGCTGGAGAAGGAGCCCAAGTTTTTGAAGAATGGTGATGCCGGTATGGTGAAGATGATTCCGACCAAGCCGATGGTGGTGGAGACTTTCTCGCAGTACCCACCGCTGGGAAGGTTTGCAGTGAGGGACATGCGCCAGACTGTTGCTGTTGGTGTGATCAAGAGTGTGGAGAAGAAGGATCCATCAGGAGCCAAGGTGACCAAGGCAGCAGCCAAGAAGGGTGCCAAGTGA
- the LOC130986801 gene encoding small ubiquitin-related modifier 1-like: MVKKVGGGGTTNANKINVSIKSQDGDTIFFRVSRHKSIQDMLKVYCQQKNFKYSEMSFIHEGNRIPRTKTVFELGIEDGDEIDAMKHQGGGGNPMASTT; the protein is encoded by the exons ATGGTGAAGAAAGTGGGAGGAGGAGGCACTACCAATGCCAACAAAATTAATGTTTCCATCAAGTCTCAG GATGGTGACACAATCTTTTTTCGGGTTTCTCGGCACAAGAGTATACAAGATATGCTTAAAGTTTACTGTCAACAGAAAAATTTCAAATATAGTGAGATGTCCTTTATTCACGAGGGAAATCGAATCCCAAGGACAAAGACTGTCTTTGAG CTTGGCATAGAAGATGGAGACGAGATAGATGCAATGAAACATCAAGGTGGAGGTGGCAACCCAATGGCTTCTACTACCTAA